The following proteins are co-located in the Acropora palmata chromosome 11, jaAcrPala1.3, whole genome shotgun sequence genome:
- the LOC141896575 gene encoding uncharacterized protein LOC141896575 isoform X3 — protein MTDSRTLHGVNGLLICVLLILFNVSTSASQPCPAGFTGSNCSTDIDDCLNNNCSGNGNCSDRVNGFYCYCNDGYYGITCDIEAGPCSPNPCENNGTCFQDENNLVYCNCTSEFEGERCESEKPPKIFTVTLTIIDRIFVDDYKDLTKSLTLGLIEDLNSIFKPFLEQNFDGFSTIVFTGFFQGSVGAIFDVIFAATSEINATSIVKAFSRANGTNQLRFVLLGTIKAVNKLHTSTGATDSLVTESSSELEPWIIALIVFLIIFAILLVVIVILVLKTRRKHNARKAEVALDQYWDLHTHIKSIKRTDYSNDIYINGGEQSS, from the exons ATGACGGATTCAAGAACTTTACACGGAGTGAACGGTTTATTGATCTGTGTTCTGCTGATTTTGTTCAATG TGTCCACTTCAGCAAGCCAGCCTTGCCCTGCTGGATTTACGGGAAGCAACTGTTCCACAG ATATCGATGATTGCCTCAACAACAACTGCTCGGGGAATGGAAACTGCAGTGATCGAGTAAATGGATTCTACTGTTATTGTAATGATGGTTATTATGGGATCACATGCGACATAG AAGCTGGACCTTGTTCTCCAAATCCATGTGAGAATAATGGCACTTGTTTTCAAGATGAAAACAACTTGGTTTACTGCAACTGCACATCTGAATTTGAAGGAGAAAGATGCGAATCAG aaaagcctccaaaaatatttacagtCACCCTAACAATTATAGACAGGATTTTTGTCGATGATTACAAAGACCTGACAAAATCGCTAACGCTTGGCTTGATAGAGGACCTAAATAGCATTTTCAAACCTTTCCTGGAACAAAACTTTGACGGATTTTCGACCATTGTGTTTACCGGGTTTTTCCAAGGAAGTGTTGGTGCCATCTTTGATGTAATATTCGCAGCGACATCAGAGATCAACGCGACAAGTATCGTTAAAGCCTTCTCCAGGGCAAATGGCACGAATCAACTGAGATTTGTGTTGTTGGGAACAATAAAAGCAGTAAACAAATTGCATACTTCTACTGGAGCTACCGACTCTCTAGTTACAG AGTCCTCGTCTGAACTCGAGCCATGGATCATTGCCTTGATTGTCTTTCTTATAATCTTCGCCATTCTTCTTGTTGTTATCGTTATCCTGGTG TTGAAGACCCGTCGAAAGCATAATGCGCGCAAGGCGGAAGTCGCTCTTGATCAGTACTGGGACCTGCACACGCACATCAAAAGTATAAAGCGGACTGATTACAGCAACGATATTTACATAAATGGCGGTGAACAG AGTTCTTAG
- the LOC141896575 gene encoding uncharacterized protein LOC141896575 isoform X1: MTDSRTLHGVNGLLICVLLILFNGTSVDTSEGGVGGVSTSASQPCPAGFTGSNCSTDIDDCLNNNCSGNGNCSDRVNGFYCYCNDGYYGITCDIEAGPCSPNPCENNGTCFQDENNLVYCNCTSEFEGERCESEKPPKIFTVTLTIIDRIFVDDYKDLTKSLTLGLIEDLNSIFKPFLEQNFDGFSTIVFTGFFQGSVGAIFDVIFAATSEINATSIVKAFSRANGTNQLRFVLLGTIKAVNKLHTSTGATDSLVTESSSELEPWIIALIVFLIIFAILLVVIVILVLKTRRKHNARKAEVALDQYWDLHTHIKSIKRTDYSNDIYINGGEQSS, from the exons ATGACGGATTCAAGAACTTTACACGGAGTGAACGGTTTATTGATCTGTGTTCTGCTGATTTTGTTCAATGGTACGTCAGTCGATACATCTGAGGGCGGGGTGGGGGGAG TGTCCACTTCAGCAAGCCAGCCTTGCCCTGCTGGATTTACGGGAAGCAACTGTTCCACAG ATATCGATGATTGCCTCAACAACAACTGCTCGGGGAATGGAAACTGCAGTGATCGAGTAAATGGATTCTACTGTTATTGTAATGATGGTTATTATGGGATCACATGCGACATAG AAGCTGGACCTTGTTCTCCAAATCCATGTGAGAATAATGGCACTTGTTTTCAAGATGAAAACAACTTGGTTTACTGCAACTGCACATCTGAATTTGAAGGAGAAAGATGCGAATCAG aaaagcctccaaaaatatttacagtCACCCTAACAATTATAGACAGGATTTTTGTCGATGATTACAAAGACCTGACAAAATCGCTAACGCTTGGCTTGATAGAGGACCTAAATAGCATTTTCAAACCTTTCCTGGAACAAAACTTTGACGGATTTTCGACCATTGTGTTTACCGGGTTTTTCCAAGGAAGTGTTGGTGCCATCTTTGATGTAATATTCGCAGCGACATCAGAGATCAACGCGACAAGTATCGTTAAAGCCTTCTCCAGGGCAAATGGCACGAATCAACTGAGATTTGTGTTGTTGGGAACAATAAAAGCAGTAAACAAATTGCATACTTCTACTGGAGCTACCGACTCTCTAGTTACAG AGTCCTCGTCTGAACTCGAGCCATGGATCATTGCCTTGATTGTCTTTCTTATAATCTTCGCCATTCTTCTTGTTGTTATCGTTATCCTGGTG TTGAAGACCCGTCGAAAGCATAATGCGCGCAAGGCGGAAGTCGCTCTTGATCAGTACTGGGACCTGCACACGCACATCAAAAGTATAAAGCGGACTGATTACAGCAACGATATTTACATAAATGGCGGTGAACAG AGTTCTTAG
- the LOC141896575 gene encoding uncharacterized protein LOC141896575 isoform X2: MTDSRTLHGVNGLLICVLLILFNGTSVDTSEGGVGGVSTSASQPCPAGFTGSNCSTDIDDCLNNNCSGNGNCSDRVNGFYCYCNDGYYGITCDIAGPCSPNPCENNGTCFQDENNLVYCNCTSEFEGERCESEKPPKIFTVTLTIIDRIFVDDYKDLTKSLTLGLIEDLNSIFKPFLEQNFDGFSTIVFTGFFQGSVGAIFDVIFAATSEINATSIVKAFSRANGTNQLRFVLLGTIKAVNKLHTSTGATDSLVTESSSELEPWIIALIVFLIIFAILLVVIVILVLKTRRKHNARKAEVALDQYWDLHTHIKSIKRTDYSNDIYINGGEQSS; this comes from the exons ATGACGGATTCAAGAACTTTACACGGAGTGAACGGTTTATTGATCTGTGTTCTGCTGATTTTGTTCAATGGTACGTCAGTCGATACATCTGAGGGCGGGGTGGGGGGAG TGTCCACTTCAGCAAGCCAGCCTTGCCCTGCTGGATTTACGGGAAGCAACTGTTCCACAG ATATCGATGATTGCCTCAACAACAACTGCTCGGGGAATGGAAACTGCAGTGATCGAGTAAATGGATTCTACTGTTATTGTAATGATGGTTATTATGGGATCACATGCGACATAG CTGGACCTTGTTCTCCAAATCCATGTGAGAATAATGGCACTTGTTTTCAAGATGAAAACAACTTGGTTTACTGCAACTGCACATCTGAATTTGAAGGAGAAAGATGCGAATCAG aaaagcctccaaaaatatttacagtCACCCTAACAATTATAGACAGGATTTTTGTCGATGATTACAAAGACCTGACAAAATCGCTAACGCTTGGCTTGATAGAGGACCTAAATAGCATTTTCAAACCTTTCCTGGAACAAAACTTTGACGGATTTTCGACCATTGTGTTTACCGGGTTTTTCCAAGGAAGTGTTGGTGCCATCTTTGATGTAATATTCGCAGCGACATCAGAGATCAACGCGACAAGTATCGTTAAAGCCTTCTCCAGGGCAAATGGCACGAATCAACTGAGATTTGTGTTGTTGGGAACAATAAAAGCAGTAAACAAATTGCATACTTCTACTGGAGCTACCGACTCTCTAGTTACAG AGTCCTCGTCTGAACTCGAGCCATGGATCATTGCCTTGATTGTCTTTCTTATAATCTTCGCCATTCTTCTTGTTGTTATCGTTATCCTGGTG TTGAAGACCCGTCGAAAGCATAATGCGCGCAAGGCGGAAGTCGCTCTTGATCAGTACTGGGACCTGCACACGCACATCAAAAGTATAAAGCGGACTGATTACAGCAACGATATTTACATAAATGGCGGTGAACAG AGTTCTTAG
- the LOC141896571 gene encoding uncharacterized protein LOC141896571, producing MDKLVKMFVEGSKAEALDEEGVWCVCTVVCSESEAISVAFDGWGEEWNRTIDDPREIRELSVIPESSGRRKATNLSRKSPQITKVIRDDKLWMGHHEVLVLEVDPIRELITVLLPDDVKVSVNPGELFTTKPEEEKPRRSYKRRRVEEPSSAFYQDKPRALEEKPASVEDKLEDTCTNMNFDFSVFVLNHGAVLKVGSICFIDSCSSPFIISRIFKSSLGGSAFVSGVRCHCEGGKIISVVHNFQVTVDCSFVRPCSTEFCLSSVASEVCNFVFHGQTFVFLSQERNFENVPYLRELRRHALGAQMQQAVSSGISLHATRPSQPISLGTFEPFHDMTIFGLSEKNKFKIPFSLGSGYSLLDNLMGKGWDVKSLRRDVADCHFKFVTLLTVYLDKKNLTLKFSFSYSEAPFPFGPDYREKCKALALGCK from the exons ATGGATAAGCTCGTGAAGATGTTTGTTGAAGGCAGCAAGGCTGAAGCCCTTGATGAAGAAGGAGTTTGGTGTGTCTGCACTGTTGTTTGCAGTGAAAGTGAAGCGATCAGCGTCGCGTTTGACGGCTGGGGCGAAGAATGGAACAGAACAATCGACGATCCACGGGAAATCCGAGAGCTATCTGTCATCCCTGAAAGTAGTGGCCGACGAAAGGCAACAAATCTTTCAAGAAAG AGTCCACAAATCACCAAAGTCATCCGTGATGACAAGTTATGGATGGGACATCATGAAGTTCTAGTATTGGAAGTGGACCCCATCAGAGAGCTCATCACTGTTCTGCTACCAGATGATGTAAAGGTATCTGTGAATCCAGGGGAGCTGTTTACCACTAAGCCAGAGGAAGAGAAACCTCGTCGCAGCTACAAAAGAAGACGTGTTGAGGAGCCATCTAGTGCATTCTACCAGGACAAACCTCGAGCTCTGGAGGAGAAGCCTGCGAGTGTAGAGGACAAGCTTGAAGACACTTGCACTAATATGAACtttgatttttctgtttttgttttaaatcatGGTGCTGTTCTTAAAGTTGGCTCAATTTGTTTTATAGATTCGTGTAGTTCTCCTTTTATAATTAGTCGCATTTTTAAGTCTAGTCTGGGTGGCAGTGCTTTTGTGTCCGGGGTCCGATGTCATTGTGAGGGTGGGAAAATCATTTCTGTTGTACataattttcaagtgactgttGATTGCTCGTTTGTTCGTCCTTGCAGTACTGAGTTTTGTTTGTCAAGTGTGGCCAGTGAAGTCTGTAACTTTGTATTTCATGgtcaaacttttgtttttttatctcaagaaagaaattttgaaaatgttccaTATCTGAGAGAGCTGCGTCGCCATGCCTTGGGGGCTCAGATGCAGCAAGCTGTTTCGAGTGGCATTTCGCTTCATGCCACTCGACCTTCACAGCCCATCAGTCTTGGCACTTTTGAGCCCTTTCATGACATGACAATCTTCGGCCTCTCAGAgaagaacaaatttaaaattcctttctctttgggGAGTGGGTATAGTCTCTTAGACAACCTTATGGGAAAGGGATGGGATGTCAAATCATTACGTAGGGATGTAGCCGACTGTCATTTTAAGTTTGTAACGTTACTTACTGTTTatttagacaaaaaaaatcttactcttaagttttcattttcttattcCGAGGCTCCTTTTCCATTTGGCCCGGATTACCGCGAAAAGTGCAAGGCACTAGCCCTCGGatgtaaataa